One genomic segment of Helicobacter pylori NQ4053 includes these proteins:
- a CDS encoding TrbC/VirB2 family protein, giving the protein MEKLRHFRKLIAFLGFSPLLLQADMTTFFNSIEQQLTSPTAKGILMVIFLGLAIFIWKNLDRWKEILMTVLAIAIGAAIFFKAPALANWFMTSVGN; this is encoded by the coding sequence ATGGAAAAATTAAGGCATTTTAGAAAGCTTATCGCCTTTTTAGGTTTTTCACCTCTTTTACTACAAGCGGATATGACTACCTTTTTTAATTCCATTGAACAACAGCTCACTAGCCCTACGGCTAAAGGCATTTTAATGGTTATTTTTTTAGGACTTGCTATTTTTATATGGAAAAACTTGGATAGATGGAAAGAAATTTTAATGACCGTGCTTGCTATTGCAATTGGTGCTGCAATCTTTTTTAAAGCCCCAGCCTTAGCTAACTGGTTTATGACCAGTGTTGGTAACTAA